The genomic DNA CAAGATGCTTTTGCTATCGAATCTTATAATCGTTCTGCAAAAGCTTGGAGCGAAGGTAAATTTAACGACGAAATAGTGCCTGTAGAAATTCCTCAAAGAAGAGGAGCTCCTATTATTTTTTCTGAAGATGAAGAATATAAAAACGTAAAAATGGAAAAAATCCCTGCTTTACGCCCTGCTTTTACCAAAGAAGGTACTGTTACCGCTGCAAATGCCTCTACAATCAATGATGGAGGAGCTGCATTAGTTCTAATGTCTGCTGAAAAAGCAAAAGAACTAGGCATCCAACCTCTAGCCAAGATTAAAGGGTATGCAGATGCTGCTCATGAACCTAAATGGTTTACAACAGCTCCTGCAAAAGCACTCCCTAAAGCGTTGGCTAAGGCTAATATAACTATAGACGATGTTGATTATTTTGAATTGAACGAAGCCTTTTCTATTGTAGGATTAGCAAATATGAAAATCTTAGGTTTAGCAGCTGATAAAGTAAATGTCAATGGAGGTGCCGTTTCTTTAGGACATCCATTAGGTGTATCTGGGGCGAGAATTGTCATTGCCTTAACTTCTATCTTAAAACAAAATAATGCTAAAATTGGTGCTGCTGGTATTTGTAATGGAGGCGGTGGAGCTAGTGCTATAGTTATTGAGAAAATTTAATCTAACATTTTATAATTTACAATTTTTATATGCGCTACGGCATTTGTAATTTAAGTATTGTTCCACTTCGTATAGCACCTACTGATACTTCAGAAATGGTTAGTCAAGTACTATTTGGCGAGCACTTTAAAATTATAGAGCAAGAAGACAAATGGAGTAAAATTTGTTTAGCTTTTGATAATTACGAAGGCTATATTGATCGTAAACAATACGAAGAAATTACAGAGGAAGTTTTCAATACTTTATCTGATAACAAGCAATACTATTCTGGTGAATTAATCGATTTTATTACAGATAACAACAACCATTTAACCACGATACCTATTGGAGCAACCCTTCCTTTCTTTAATGGAAGTAATTTCAAAATAAACAAACATATTTTTTCATATGATGGAAAGAGTTTATCTGAAAAACTCCCCAAATCAGCTATCATTGAAAAGGCTTTCTTGTTTTTAAATACTCCTTATTTATGGGGAGGAAAAACCCCGTTTGGCATCGATTGTTCTGGTTTTACACAAACCGTTTATAAACTTTGCGGCTACTATTTACTTCGTGATGCCAAACAGCAAGCAGCTCAAGGAAATGTACTAAGTTTTATAGAAGAAAGTGAACCTGGTGATTTAGCTTTTTTTGACAATGACGAAGGTATTATTACTCATGTAGGAATTATTATGAGCGATTATAACATCATTCATGCACATGGTAAAGTGCGTATTGACAAACTAGATCATAGTGGTATTTATAATATAGATACCCATAAACACACTCATAAGCTCCGAGTCATAAAAAAAATAATACCCTAATAAAAAAGCGGAAATATTAATTAATATTTCCGCTTTTTTATTGCTACAAATAAACTTTTTATTATTTCATTGACTGGTAGATTTCTCTATATTTTTTAGCCTTATCTGAAACCTCTAAAACTTCATATAAATTCATCAATGTTTTTACCGTATCAATACTTCTCTTTAAACTATCTGCTTTTTCTAAATACGGCAAAGCTTCTTTATATACCTCTTTTTGTTGTAATGCCAACGCATCGTACTTCTTAAAATTTGATAAGTTTTTATTCATTTCTTCAACAATAGCTTTGTCTTTTTCTAAAGTAGCCACTGCTAAATTCATATAAGCATCTGAATACTCAGGGTTTAATTCAATCGCTTTCTTATAATAATCCTTTGCTTCCTTTACTCTACCTTGGTTATAGTTAGTAACTCCCAAGTTATAATATAAAGTAGGATTATTTGGATCCATTTTTACAGCTTCTTCCATTAATTTTCCAAACTTATCCATTTGTTTTAACTGAATATACATATCAGCCTCGTTTAATAATAAGTTTAAATCTTTAGGATTTGCTTTACGAGCTTCAACCAATGCTGCTATTGCTTCATCTGTTTTTCCTTGTTCTTTTAAAATTAAAGCAATATTTTTTACGATTGTTGCATGCTTAGATTCAGTAGTTTTATTTTCTGGCTTTATATATTGACCAGTTTTTACCATTAAATCTCTTTGCGTCTTAGAACCTAAATTTTCAACCTTTCCTGTCACTTTATTAGTTGCTAAATACTCAACAGCAATCCCCGTATATCCTTTTTCTTTTAACTCTTTATAATATTCTAAAGCTTTATCATAATCTTTTGCTTGCGATGCAGAAATAGCAGCATTGAAAGCAAAAGCTGTGTCTGTTGGACTTAGTAAGTAGGTTAAATAAAAATTCTCAGCAGCATTTTTATAATCCTTATCGTTATTATACAGTCCTATTGCTTTTTGAGAAACTTCTTGAATCATCTCGTTCAACATAGGAGCTGCTTCCTTAGTATATTTTGCTTTTCCTGATTTTTTTTCGAAAGCCATTAAATCATTAAATGCTTTAGCTGCTTCTTTATAATCTTTTTTTCCTGCAAAAGCTTTACCTCTTAAATAGTAATACTTTGCTTGGTACTTAGCATCTGCCTCACCTATTGAACTTTTTAATGACTCAATTACTGTAATAGCTCCTGCAAAATCTTTATTTCTTATTGATTTATCAGCTGTTTTCAACTCTGATTTCTGCGCCATCAATCCTATTGACATGAATCCTAAAGAAAGTGTTAAGATTTGTTTTTTCATCTTGATTTGATATTTAATTTGGATAATTTTTAATGTTTTATGTTAATTCATTTGAATTATTTTCAATTTCTATGCCATTTTCCTCATCCTCTTCTTCATGCATTACTTTAGCTACTGCAGCAATACTATCAGTTTTTTTAATATTAATCAAACGCACTCCTTGAGTTGCACGTCCCATAACACGTAAATCCTCTACTGCTAACCTTATAGTTAAACCTGATTTATTAATAATCATTAGATCATTAGAATCATCAACATTTTTGATTGCTACTAGCTCTCCTGTCTTTTCTGAAATATTTAGTGTTTTAACACCTTTCCCTCCCCTATTCGTTATTCTATAATCTTCTAGTTTAGAGCGTTTTCCATATCCTTTTTCTGAAACAACAAGAATATTACTTTCCATATCATTTACAGCAACCATACCAATTACTTCATCTTCATCATGTTGTAATGTTATTCCTCTTACACCAGAAGCAGTCCTTCCCATCGGCCTAGTTTTAGCTTCTTCAAAACGGATAGCTTTTCCTGATTTTAAAGCTAACATTACTTGGCTATCTCCTGTAGTTAGTTTTGCTTCAAGCAATTCATCATCCTCCTTTATCGTTATTGCGTTAATACCATTAGTTCTTGGTCTAGAATATTGCTCTAAAGGTGTTTTCTTTACCTGACCTCTCTTTGTCGCCATAATCACATAATGGCTATTCACATAAGCTTCATCCTTTAAATCTTGAGTTACCAAAAATGCTTTTACCTTATCATCTTGCTCAATATTTATTAAGTTTTGAATAGCCCTTCCTTTCGCATTCTTTCCTCCTTCTGGAATTTCATATACGCGCATCCAAAATACTTTTCCTTTTTGGGTAAAGAACATCATATATTGATGATTCGTTCCAACAAATAAATGTTCTAAGAAATCTTCATTTCTTGTAGCAACTCCTTTTTGTCCACGTCCTCCTCTATTTTGAACTTTATATTCATCAAGATTCGTACGTTTTAAATACCCTGCATTAGAAATAGTTACCACCACCTTAGAATCTGGTATCATATCTTCAATACGCATATCTCCTCCCGCATAGTGGATTTCAGAGCGGCGCTCGTCACCATATTTATCTCTAATGTGTACTAATTCATCTGTGATAATTTGATAACGTCTAGGTTCATTTGCTAGAATATCCTTTAAATCAGTAATCGTTTCCATGATTTCATCATACTCAGCACGTAGTTTATCTTGTTCCAGTCCTGTCAACTGACGCAAACGCATTTCAACAATAGCTCTTGCTTGTATTTCGGTCAATTCAAAACGTTCTACTAATTTTTCACGTGCTTCATCTGCATTCTTTGATCCACGGATAATTGCTATTACTTCATCAATATTATCTGAAGCAATAATTAGTCCTTCTAAAATATGAGCTCTTGCTTCTGCTTTCTTTAGTTCAAATTCTGTTCTACGCACTATTACTTCATGGCGATGCTCTACGAAATGATGAATTAATTCTTTTAAATTTAACTGCTCTGGACGCCCATTTACCAGTGCAATATTATTAACACTAAATGATGTTTGAAGCTGTGTATATTTAAATAATTTATTTAAAACAATATTAGGAATAGCATCTCGCTTTAATATGTAAACAATACGCATTCCTTTTCTATCCGACTCATCGCGAATATTAGCTATTCCTTCTATTTTTTTATCATTCACTAATTCGGCAGTCTTTTTAATCATCTCTGCTTTATTAACTTGATAAGGAATTTCAGTTACCACAATACACTCACGTCCTTTTACCTCTTCAATAGTAGCTTTGGCACGCATTACTATACGGCCACGACCTGTATGAAATGCATCACGTACTCCATCATACCCATAAATAATTCCACCGGTAGGAAAATCAGGAGCTTTAACATGCTGCATCAACTCGTCTATTTCGATATCTCTATTTTCTATATAAGCTATCGTTCCATTCACTACCTCTGTTAAATTATGAGGTGCCATATTTGTTGCCATTCCCACAGCAATTCCTGAAGCGCCATTTACTAGCAAGTTAGGAATACGTGTTGGTAATACAGTAGGCTCCTGTAAAGTATCATCAAAATTTAACTTATGATCTACTGTTTCTTTTTCTATATCAGCTAACATTTCCTCTGAGATCTTTTGCATTCTTACCTCAGTATAACGCATCGCTGCAGGACTATCACCATCAACAGAACCAAAGTTTCCTTGTCCATCAACCATCATATAGCGAACACTCCAATCTTGTGCCATACGTACCATAGAATCATATACAGATGTATCTCCATGGGGATGATACTTACCTAATACTTCTCCTACAACTCTTGCTGATTTTTTATATGCTCCTGTTGCTTTAATTCCTAATTCATGCATTCCGAATAAAACTCTTCTATGTACAGGTTTTAAACCATCCCTTACATCTGGTAGTGCCCTCGATACAATTACCGACATCGAATAATCGATGTACGCAGATTTCATTTGTTCCTCAATGTTAATCGGAATCAACTTCTCTCCGTCTGCCATATATTACTTTTATTATTAATTACTATTTTGTTTTGTTTAAAAAAGTCATTCCTAGAATTATACCCTTCCTAAAAATCACTTTCATTTCGCTTTAAAAAAAATATTTTTTTTAAAACAAGGCAAGATACAATAAACCGATTTTTTTACAAAGGCTTTCATCTTATCTTTTATTGTGAGTTATTAACATTTTAACTTAGTTTTTAACAGCTTTATAACACTTATAAATCGCATTGTTTTTTTAATTATTTTTCCGTCAGAATGGCAATACTCAACGATTGGCACTCTTTTTGTAATTCTTTATAAAAATTTTCTACTAACTTTACACAAGATAGAATTCAAATATATGGACGATAATTTTTCACCAAAAGTTAGAGATGTTATTACTTTTAGTAAAGAAGAAGCTCTTCGTTTAGGGCATGACTTTATTGGTACCGAACATCTTTTATTAGGACTGATTAGAAAAGGCGAAGGAAAAGCTATTGAGATATTAACAACCTTTGATGTTAATTTAGGATTAGTGCGCAAAAAAATCGAGCAATTAAATCCTGCTACTCCTTCAATTCACACAGATAGGAAAAGAAGTTTGCATTTAACAAGACAAGCTGAAAAAGCCCTAAAAACCACCTTTTTGGAGGCAAAGCTATACCAAAGCGAAGCTATTGACACAGCACATCTACTGCTGTGTATCCTTCGTAATGAAAATGACCCAACAACAAAGCTTTTACACAAATATGATGTAAATTATGACGATGCAAAAGCTTTGTATAAACAACTACATATGGAAGACAATGACCTACCCATTACCCCCATCTCTGAAACCCCATCAGATGATGGTTTTTCTAACGAGAAATCAAACCCGTTTGGACAACAATCTCAAAAAGGAAAAACTTCTAAAAAATCCAAGACTCCCGTTCTTGATAATTTTGGGCGTGACTTAACCGCTCTTGCCGAAACAGGAAAACTGGATCCTGTTGTAGGACGTTTGGAAGAAATAGAACGTGTTTCTCAAATTTTGAGCAGACGAAAAAAGAACAACCCGATGTTAATTGGTGAACCTGGCGTTGGTAAATCGGCCATTGCTGAAGGCCTCGCTTTACGCATTGTTAACAGAAAGGTTTCTAGAATTTTATTTGACAAACGCATCGTTTCTTTAGATTTAGCAAGCTTAGTTGCTGGTACGAAATATCGCGGACAGTTCGAGGAGCGAATGAAAGCCTTGATGAATGAGCTTGAAAAAAATGATGACATCATTCTTTTTATTGATGAAATACACACTATTGTAGGTGCCGGCGGTGCCACTGGATCTTTAGATGCTTCTAATATGTTAAAACCTGCATTAGCGCGTGGAGAAATACAATGTATTGGAGCAACTACACTTGATGAGTTTAGGACAAACATAGAAAAGGATGGTGCTTTAGAACGCCGTTTCCAAAAGGTAATCGTTGACCCTACTAGTGTCGAAGAAACTATTCAGATTTTACATAATATAAAAGGAAAATACGAAGAGCACCATCATGTTGACTTTACCGATGAAGCAATTGAAGCTTGTGTAAAACTCACGAATAGATACATGACTGACAGATACTTACCTGACAAAGCCATTGATGCACTAGATGAGGCTGGGTCTAGAATCCATATCACTAATATTGTTGTTCCTCAACAGGTATTAGAGCTTGAAAATGAGCTTGAAAAGATCCGTGAGCGAAAAACAAAGGCGGTTAACGGCCAAAAGTATGAAGAAGCAGCAAAATTACGTGATGACGAAAAAAATATGGAAGCCGCTCTTGATTCTGCCCAAAAACAATGGGAAGAAGATTCTAAATTAAATAGAGAAATTGTTACCGAAGACAATGTAGCAGAGGTAGTTTCTATGATGACCGGAATCCCTGTTAATAGAGTT from Tenacibaculum maritimum NCIMB 2154 includes the following:
- a CDS encoding acetyl-CoA C-acyltransferase, encoding MKEVVIVSVSRTPIGSFLGSLSTIPAPKLGAIAIKGALDKINLIPEMVEEVFMGNVVSAGLGQAPARQAAIFAGIPNSVPCTTVNKVCASGMKSIMLAAQTIALGDADVVVAGGMENMSMIPHYQHARTATKFGPVKMEDGLQKDGLVDVYEQVAMGVCADECAVEHEFSREDQDAFAIESYNRSAKAWSEGKFNDEIVPVEIPQRRGAPIIFSEDEEYKNVKMEKIPALRPAFTKEGTVTAANASTINDGGAALVLMSAEKAKELGIQPLAKIKGYADAAHEPKWFTTAPAKALPKALAKANITIDDVDYFELNEAFSIVGLANMKILGLAADKVNVNGGAVSLGHPLGVSGARIVIALTSILKQNNAKIGAAGICNGGGGASAIVIEKI
- a CDS encoding C40 family peptidase — protein: MRYGICNLSIVPLRIAPTDTSEMVSQVLFGEHFKIIEQEDKWSKICLAFDNYEGYIDRKQYEEITEEVFNTLSDNKQYYSGELIDFITDNNNHLTTIPIGATLPFFNGSNFKINKHIFSYDGKSLSEKLPKSAIIEKAFLFLNTPYLWGGKTPFGIDCSGFTQTVYKLCGYYLLRDAKQQAAQGNVLSFIEESEPGDLAFFDNDEGIITHVGIIMSDYNIIHAHGKVRIDKLDHSGIYNIDTHKHTHKLRVIKKIIP
- a CDS encoding tetratricopeptide repeat protein; the protein is MKKQILTLSLGFMSIGLMAQKSELKTADKSIRNKDFAGAITVIESLKSSIGEADAKYQAKYYYLRGKAFAGKKDYKEAAKAFNDLMAFEKKSGKAKYTKEAAPMLNEMIQEVSQKAIGLYNNDKDYKNAAENFYLTYLLSPTDTAFAFNAAISASQAKDYDKALEYYKELKEKGYTGIAVEYLATNKVTGKVENLGSKTQRDLMVKTGQYIKPENKTTESKHATIVKNIALILKEQGKTDEAIAALVEARKANPKDLNLLLNEADMYIQLKQMDKFGKLMEEAVKMDPNNPTLYYNLGVTNYNQGRVKEAKDYYKKAIELNPEYSDAYMNLAVATLEKDKAIVEEMNKNLSNFKKYDALALQQKEVYKEALPYLEKADSLKRSIDTVKTLMNLYEVLEVSDKAKKYREIYQSMK
- the gyrA gene encoding DNA gyrase subunit A, with protein sequence MADGEKLIPINIEEQMKSAYIDYSMSVIVSRALPDVRDGLKPVHRRVLFGMHELGIKATGAYKKSARVVGEVLGKYHPHGDTSVYDSMVRMAQDWSVRYMMVDGQGNFGSVDGDSPAAMRYTEVRMQKISEEMLADIEKETVDHKLNFDDTLQEPTVLPTRIPNLLVNGASGIAVGMATNMAPHNLTEVVNGTIAYIENRDIEIDELMQHVKAPDFPTGGIIYGYDGVRDAFHTGRGRIVMRAKATIEEVKGRECIVVTEIPYQVNKAEMIKKTAELVNDKKIEGIANIRDESDRKGMRIVYILKRDAIPNIVLNKLFKYTQLQTSFSVNNIALVNGRPEQLNLKELIHHFVEHRHEVIVRRTEFELKKAEARAHILEGLIIASDNIDEVIAIIRGSKNADEAREKLVERFELTEIQARAIVEMRLRQLTGLEQDKLRAEYDEIMETITDLKDILANEPRRYQIITDELVHIRDKYGDERRSEIHYAGGDMRIEDMIPDSKVVVTISNAGYLKRTNLDEYKVQNRGGRGQKGVATRNEDFLEHLFVGTNHQYMMFFTQKGKVFWMRVYEIPEGGKNAKGRAIQNLINIEQDDKVKAFLVTQDLKDEAYVNSHYVIMATKRGQVKKTPLEQYSRPRTNGINAITIKEDDELLEAKLTTGDSQVMLALKSGKAIRFEEAKTRPMGRTASGVRGITLQHDEDEVIGMVAVNDMESNILVVSEKGYGKRSKLEDYRITNRGGKGVKTLNISEKTGELVAIKNVDDSNDLMIINKSGLTIRLAVEDLRVMGRATQGVRLINIKKTDSIAAVAKVMHEEEDEENGIEIENNSNELT
- a CDS encoding ATP-dependent Clp protease ATP-binding subunit, with amino-acid sequence MDDNFSPKVRDVITFSKEEALRLGHDFIGTEHLLLGLIRKGEGKAIEILTTFDVNLGLVRKKIEQLNPATPSIHTDRKRSLHLTRQAEKALKTTFLEAKLYQSEAIDTAHLLLCILRNENDPTTKLLHKYDVNYDDAKALYKQLHMEDNDLPITPISETPSDDGFSNEKSNPFGQQSQKGKTSKKSKTPVLDNFGRDLTALAETGKLDPVVGRLEEIERVSQILSRRKKNNPMLIGEPGVGKSAIAEGLALRIVNRKVSRILFDKRIVSLDLASLVAGTKYRGQFEERMKALMNELEKNDDIILFIDEIHTIVGAGGATGSLDASNMLKPALARGEIQCIGATTLDEFRTNIEKDGALERRFQKVIVDPTSVEETIQILHNIKGKYEEHHHVDFTDEAIEACVKLTNRYMTDRYLPDKAIDALDEAGSRIHITNIVVPQQVLELENELEKIRERKTKAVNGQKYEEAAKLRDDEKNMEAALDSAQKQWEEDSKLNREIVTEDNVAEVVSMMTGIPVNRVAQAESNRLADLPDMIKGKVIGQDEAVTKVVKAIQRNRVGLKDPNKPIGSFIFLGSTGVGKTQLAKVLAKQLFDSEESLIRIDMSEYMEKFAISRLIGAPPGYVGYEEGGQLTEKVRRKPYSVVLLDEIEKAHPDVFNMMLQILDDGFITDSLGRKIDFRNTIIIMTSNIGARKLKDFGSGVGFGTSSKKEQADQHAKSIIEGALKKSFAPEFLNRIDDVIIFNSLEREDIHKIIDIELDKLLHRISDLGYALNLSEKAKDYIADKGFDKQYGARPLKRAIQKYIEDALAEEIVSSKLDEGDTIFMDLDEGNNQLTIQITKGEKPQETRTEID